ATCAATAAGATCGAGAACGATGTACATGCCGCCCGCGAAGGGCCGAATCCGGGTATAGGTTGTCGAGTCTGGCCACACTCCGAGTTCGCGGTTCTTGGCCTCCCAGACCCCCGCCTCGAAATACTCGGAGATACTCACGGCGAAACGGTCCATCCGCGCCCGGGACATGAGGCCGTCCATACGACCCCGGAGGTCGCATAAGGCCTGGATCAGGGCCGCGTCCGGCCGGTCAGGCCGGGGGCGTGAACGCGTAGGCATGTTTTCAAGCCCCAGGCCCGAAAGCGCCTCCAGACATTGGGCACGGATGCCTTACAGAGGCTCAGCATAAGGGCGTCGTTCCCGACAGAATTACCGCGCCTCGGGAGGGGGGATGGATTCGCTGGCTACGGGTCTGGTGTG
The genomic region above belongs to Pseudomonadota bacterium and contains:
- a CDS encoding terpene synthase family protein, which produces MPTRSRPRPDRPDAALIQALCDLRGRMDGLMSRARMDRFAVSISEYFEAGVWEAKNRELGVWPDSTTYTRIRPFAGGMYIVLDLIDLTEGDMLPLVVRKHPCYQRLMLITSNVVLWSNDVFSLQKERAHHDMHNLALILQHEERISLQAAIDRVACSSSVRSNVSLR